From one Pedobacter faecalis genomic stretch:
- a CDS encoding glycoside hydrolase family 5 protein, protein MRRRKFLQLGMSLAAFSLVGPNLIMGAQSATNKLPRWRGFNLLEKFNGDHNQPFRESDFRMMADWGFDFARLPMSYRCWSKPGDWFTMNEAVLKEIDEAIAYGTKYKIHVNLNLHRIPGYCVNPPAEPLNLWKDEKALEAAAFHWQTLAKRYKKIGSDKLSFDLINEPANVSEEDYLKVITRIVETIRKEDPKRLIIIDGLQWGTKPLFGAAKLNVAQSTRGYGPMQVSHYKASWVKMDWSKPPTWPLVLGDNDRWDQNRLRQEFTPWKKLSDQGVGVHVGEWGAFSHTPHDTALAWMEDNLKIWKENGWGWSLWNLRGGFGVLDSGRTDVAYEDYQGHKLDRKMLELLRRY, encoded by the coding sequence ATGAGACGCAGAAAATTCCTCCAGCTTGGCATGTCCTTGGCCGCATTTAGTTTAGTCGGCCCCAACTTAATTATGGGCGCTCAGTCGGCAACCAATAAACTTCCCCGGTGGCGCGGCTTTAATCTGCTGGAGAAGTTCAACGGCGATCATAACCAGCCCTTCAGGGAAAGTGATTTCAGGATGATGGCCGACTGGGGCTTCGACTTCGCTCGCCTTCCGATGTCTTACCGGTGCTGGTCTAAGCCCGGCGACTGGTTTACTATGAACGAAGCGGTATTGAAGGAGATTGACGAGGCCATCGCCTATGGCACGAAATACAAAATCCATGTAAACCTGAACCTTCACCGGATACCGGGATACTGCGTTAACCCACCCGCAGAGCCGCTAAACCTTTGGAAAGATGAGAAGGCACTGGAAGCAGCTGCCTTTCATTGGCAAACCCTTGCCAAGCGATATAAAAAAATAGGCAGCGACAAACTGAGTTTCGATCTGATCAACGAACCGGCAAACGTAAGCGAAGAGGATTATCTGAAAGTCATCACCCGGATCGTGGAGACCATCCGTAAGGAAGATCCGAAACGACTTATTATCATCGACGGCCTGCAATGGGGCACGAAACCTTTATTTGGCGCTGCCAAACTGAATGTGGCGCAAAGCACACGCGGATACGGCCCAATGCAAGTAAGCCATTACAAAGCCTCCTGGGTAAAAATGGATTGGAGTAAGCCACCTACATGGCCGCTGGTGTTGGGCGACAACGACCGATGGGACCAGAACCGCTTAAGACAAGAATTTACGCCATGGAAAAAACTTTCAGATCAGGGCGTGGGCGTACATGTTGGCGAATGGGGCGCATTTAGTCACACCCCGCACGATACAGCCTTGGCCTGGATGGAAGACAACCTGAAGATCTGGAAAGAGAACGGCTGGGGCTGGTCGCTCTGGAACCTTCGGGGGGGATTTGGTGTGCTAGACAGTGGGCGTACGGACGTTGCATACGAAGACTATCAGGGACACAAGCTCGACCGGAAGATGCTTGAGTTACTTCGCAGGTATTAA
- a CDS encoding DUF2200 domain-containing protein, producing MMNTRIYKMSFAGVYPHYVQKAEKKGRTKAEVDEIILWLTGYDQQSLQKHIDEKTDFETFFAKAPQINPNASKITGVICGYRIEEIEDELMKKIRYLDKMIDELAKGRAMEKILRK from the coding sequence ATGATGAACACCAGGATTTATAAAATGTCTTTTGCCGGCGTATATCCACATTACGTCCAGAAAGCAGAAAAGAAAGGACGCACCAAAGCCGAGGTAGATGAAATCATACTTTGGCTCACGGGATACGATCAGCAGAGCCTGCAAAAACACATTGACGAGAAAACGGACTTCGAAACTTTCTTTGCCAAAGCCCCGCAGATAAACCCCAATGCATCCAAGATAACCGGCGTTATTTGCGGCTATCGCATAGAAGAAATTGAAGATGAACTGATGAAGAAAATCCGTTACCTGGACAAGATGATCGATGAGTTGGCAAAAGGCAGAGCCATGGAGAAGATACTTAGGAAATAA
- a CDS encoding endonuclease/exonuclease/phosphatase family protein encodes MSVKPVGAQTKQNVRIMSFNLWHGGDGCKLPRDTSIKYELAAIKTSGADVVGLQEQTSGMGDKTSRAIILAEKLGWNHYIISGSRAVISRYKIKPVPPVKPQPANHQNTAGKNSQIVLIELPGTKTVAFGVMHLMYTPYESYDIADKKFSTGAEVIQSATKARMHEVKSMMDEVAPLMAKGIPVVLVGDFNEPSCLDWTPKAIRERNDPLLPFAVNWPCTDYILKSGFVDAYRQIHPNVKKKPGYTWTTKPGLWHNPEIHDRIDLIHVSKKGIRVKDAFLVGDQSELSDIIVTPWTSDHRAVVTELKIL; translated from the coding sequence ATGTCAGTCAAACCTGTCGGCGCTCAGACGAAGCAGAACGTTCGCATCATGAGCTTTAACCTATGGCATGGCGGCGATGGCTGCAAACTGCCCAGAGACACGAGCATCAAATACGAATTGGCGGCAATCAAGACTTCAGGAGCAGACGTCGTAGGCCTGCAGGAGCAGACCAGTGGTATGGGCGACAAAACATCAAGAGCAATTATTCTTGCGGAAAAGCTGGGCTGGAACCACTATATTATAAGCGGAAGCAGGGCGGTCATCTCACGTTATAAGATAAAGCCTGTACCACCGGTAAAGCCACAACCCGCTAACCACCAAAACACCGCGGGTAAAAATTCGCAGATCGTCCTTATAGAACTGCCGGGCACCAAAACCGTTGCCTTCGGCGTGATGCACCTCATGTATACGCCGTACGAATCTTACGATATTGCCGACAAAAAATTCAGTACCGGGGCAGAGGTGATTCAATCGGCCACCAAAGCCAGAATGCACGAAGTAAAAAGCATGATGGACGAGGTGGCACCACTTATGGCCAAAGGAATTCCCGTGGTGCTGGTGGGCGACTTTAATGAACCAAGCTGTCTCGACTGGACGCCAAAGGCGATCAGGGAACGTAACGACCCCTTGCTCCCTTTCGCCGTAAACTGGCCCTGCACCGACTACATCCTTAAATCAGGATTTGTTGACGCATACCGGCAAATCCATCCAAACGTTAAAAAGAAGCCCGGCTATACCTGGACCACCAAGCCAGGCTTATGGCATAATCCCGAAATCCACGACCGGATCGATCTCATTCATGTTTCAAAAAAAGGCATCCGTGTGAAAGACGCCTTCCTGGTGGGCGATCAATCTGAGCTTTCCGACATCATAGTTACACCATGGACATCCGATCACCGGGCGGTAGTGACAGAACTGAAAATACTTTGA
- a CDS encoding DUF892 family protein produces MKTPPINLIDVFQEMVSACYASEKKYEKLFEQLSENAATDELKSCLSPTRNELAQHVDRLAQILKWLKLRPSRIMSNTDETLMAMAKEACGYKKQQSPHKDVQILQAAKLITFHKISLYGSMEKMAQALKMENAATLLAQSAEDNRNAGAYFTQIEQNILYPAVANA; encoded by the coding sequence ATGAAAACGCCGCCTATAAATCTGATTGATGTATTCCAGGAAATGGTATCTGCCTGTTATGCCAGCGAAAAGAAATATGAAAAGCTCTTTGAGCAGCTCTCAGAAAATGCCGCTACCGACGAACTGAAGTCCTGCTTGTCGCCCACCCGAAATGAGCTGGCACAGCATGTCGACCGCCTGGCCCAAATTTTAAAATGGCTTAAGCTGCGCCCTTCCAGGATCATGTCAAATACCGACGAAACCTTAATGGCTATGGCCAAAGAAGCATGCGGCTACAAAAAGCAGCAGTCGCCCCACAAAGACGTACAGATCCTGCAGGCAGCAAAGCTGATCACCTTTCATAAGATATCCCTGTATGGGTCTATGGAAAAAATGGCTCAGGCATTAAAAATGGAGAACGCCGCAACGCTGCTTGCCCAGTCGGCCGAAGACAACAGAAATGCCGGTGCGTACTTCACGCAGATAGAGCAAAACATTCTTTACCCGGCGGTAGCAAACGCTTGA
- a CDS encoding alpha/beta hydrolase family protein, whose translation MKRLIIFCLLGVLAYGTSAQESDPSIWETKLGAIRIILKISTDKTTELNTALFDSPDQNAFDIPVSRLVIGTDSLIAFSEAMKQGFSGVFNSDRSKIQGFWNHSSGKVPVTFIKVVNFEVKRPQTPKPPFPYIIQDVTFYNKEKSIRFGATLTLPDLKSDYPAVIMITGSGAQDRDETAFGHKPFWVIADYLSRRGIAVLRVDDRGVGKSTGVLAGATSADFADDVLAAVEYLKKQVGINTKQIGLIGHSEGGVIGPIAATRSKDIAFLISLAGVGIKGSELMLAQGRWAYRNMGFTDEELSRIDTLNRLIYGLSERTGDIQTLAPLLKKEMAGWMQRQPESFLWKSGLKGPNSDKAMASMTSVVLNPWMRYFIAYDPGIYLSKLTIPVLAINGEKDVQVSAIENLEGFGKHLKEAGNKNFTTIAFPGLNHFFQHAETGDLNEYAKIDETIAPEVLETISKWINSQYKK comes from the coding sequence ATGAAACGCTTGATAATATTTTGCCTCTTAGGCGTGCTTGCTTATGGTACGTCGGCCCAAGAATCAGACCCAAGCATTTGGGAGACGAAATTGGGAGCGATCCGGATCATACTGAAAATATCCACGGACAAAACCACCGAATTAAACACAGCGCTATTTGACAGTCCCGACCAGAATGCCTTTGACATTCCGGTATCTCGCCTGGTCATCGGCACGGATAGCCTAATAGCTTTTTCTGAAGCTATGAAACAGGGCTTTAGCGGTGTATTTAATAGCGACCGTTCTAAGATTCAAGGCTTTTGGAATCACAGCTCTGGGAAAGTACCTGTTACCTTTATTAAGGTAGTGAACTTTGAGGTTAAGCGCCCCCAGACGCCCAAACCACCGTTTCCATATATCATACAAGATGTTACCTTTTACAACAAGGAGAAATCAATTCGGTTTGGCGCTACACTTACACTGCCTGACCTGAAAAGCGATTATCCGGCTGTTATTATGATTACAGGATCCGGGGCACAAGATCGGGATGAGACCGCCTTTGGACACAAACCGTTTTGGGTTATTGCTGACTACTTAAGTCGTCGTGGTATAGCCGTGTTAAGGGTGGATGACCGTGGAGTGGGCAAGAGTACGGGTGTTTTGGCAGGAGCAACTTCAGCTGATTTTGCGGATGACGTGCTTGCGGCGGTGGAATATCTAAAGAAGCAGGTAGGAATCAACACAAAACAAATTGGACTGATAGGACACAGCGAAGGCGGTGTTATCGGCCCGATTGCAGCGACCCGATCCAAAGATATTGCCTTTCTGATAAGTCTTGCTGGAGTTGGTATTAAGGGCTCTGAGTTGATGCTTGCCCAAGGCAGATGGGCGTATCGAAACATGGGGTTCACAGACGAAGAACTATCAAGAATCGACACATTAAATCGCTTGATATATGGTTTAAGCGAGCGAACCGGCGATATCCAAACACTCGCACCATTGTTAAAAAAGGAAATGGCCGGTTGGATGCAACGTCAACCGGAAAGCTTCCTGTGGAAATCTGGCTTAAAGGGCCCCAATTCTGATAAGGCCATGGCTTCAATGACTTCTGTGGTGCTCAATCCCTGGATGCGATATTTCATTGCGTACGACCCCGGAATATACTTATCCAAGTTAACTATCCCAGTCTTGGCCATAAATGGAGAAAAGGATGTCCAAGTATCCGCTATCGAAAATCTGGAGGGCTTTGGAAAACACCTTAAAGAGGCCGGAAATAAAAATTTCACGACCATCGCCTTCCCCGGACTCAATCACTTTTTCCAGCACGCTGAAACTGGCGACCTTAATGAATATGCAAAAATAGATGAGACCATTGCACCCGAGGTGCTGGAAACAATCTCGAAATGGATTAACAGTCAGTACAAGAAATAA
- a CDS encoding cupin domain-containing protein: MSNTSRDQHRDLDATLLTMDLNLLTDQIKNEDAYLQGDRNAITIFKNQQMRIVLVALQQGTEMKTHTAPGIISVQVLEGQIEFTADGSAVERTAGQALVLHTGIPHSVKALQPSVFLLTMSIAN; encoded by the coding sequence ATGAGCAACACATCCCGCGATCAACACAGAGATCTTGACGCCACATTACTTACCATGGATCTGAATTTACTTACAGATCAGATTAAAAACGAGGATGCATACCTACAGGGTGACAGGAATGCGATTACTATTTTCAAGAACCAGCAAATGCGCATTGTTCTGGTTGCGCTGCAACAGGGAACTGAAATGAAAACACATACCGCCCCGGGCATTATCAGTGTACAGGTACTGGAAGGTCAGATTGAATTTACTGCTGATGGAAGCGCGGTTGAACGAACTGCCGGACAAGCGCTGGTTCTTCATACCGGCATACCCCACAGTGTAAAAGCCCTGCAGCCATCAGTCTTTCTGCTTACCATGTCCATTGCCAACTAA